From the genome of Culicoidibacter larvae, one region includes:
- a CDS encoding carboxymuconolactone decarboxylase family protein, whose amino-acid sequence MKYNFKLGQENLSRIDGAAGERVIASLQDVAPDIATYIIEFAFGEIYSREYLNFHQRELITISSLATQGGCEAQLEVHIHGALNVGATKHEIIETFIQLVPYIGFPKVLNAVQVAKTVFKTVE is encoded by the coding sequence ATGAAATATAATTTTAAACTTGGTCAGGAAAATCTCAGCAGAATAGATGGTGCGGCCGGAGAAAGGGTGATTGCTTCACTTCAAGATGTAGCACCCGACATTGCAACCTACATTATTGAATTTGCTTTTGGTGAAATATATTCTCGTGAATACCTTAATTTTCACCAGCGCGAACTTATCACCATTTCTTCGTTGGCAACCCAAGGCGGATGCGAAGCACAGCTTGAGGTGCATATTCATGGTGCCCTCAATGTTGGCGCCACAAAGCATGAAATTATCGAAACTTTCATTCAATTAGTTCCATATATCGGCTTTCCTAAAGTTCTTAATGCCGTTCAAGTCGCAAAAACAGTCTTCAAAACAGTGGAATGA
- a CDS encoding MerR family transcriptional regulator, which translates to MFLMKEFSEQTGFSIDTLRYYEKIGLLKPDRNEHGYRIYSKRDLEWVAFIKKLKATQMPLAKIIEYSELRSAGEGTLTQRKALLIEHQEKMQKELAIIIDGQTAIANKIKFYEEMEKEQ; encoded by the coding sequence ATGTTTTTAATGAAAGAATTTTCTGAACAAACCGGATTTTCAATAGATACTTTACGTTACTATGAAAAAATCGGCTTATTAAAGCCGGATAGAAATGAACATGGTTATCGAATATATAGTAAACGTGATTTGGAATGGGTTGCCTTTATTAAGAAACTAAAAGCAACACAGATGCCGCTCGCCAAAATAATTGAATATAGTGAATTGCGTTCTGCAGGAGAGGGTACTCTGACTCAACGAAAAGCGTTACTCATTGAACATCAAGAAAAAATGCAAAAAGAGCTGGCAATAATTATCGATGGTCAGACCGCAATAGCTAATAAGATTAAATTTTATGAAGAAATGGAAAAAGAGCAATAA
- a CDS encoding sensor histidine kinase — translation MTLATYFRSRFLFLIAIVFIIAFTTVYSIISGMTPTFLYLMFVLDFGLISVVVVDFARCIIEARKLQKIADSITETTSLTLPETSDAYSKVYQQIIQNTFAQTAKQTEKLHQKIDHDADYYTTWIHQIKTPITATRLILDTNRNIENERIFLQLEQEVDKIEQYATMALYYSRLNDFHQDYAIAAVDLGEMTKMVTKKLANIFIYKNIRIENNAADLQVYSDKKWLEFIIEQITTNALKYTSKGGTITFATAENDHEITFSISDTGIGISSVDLPRVFQRSFTGSAGRKVQNTSGIGLYMCATLAQKLGHQLTIESAVGVGTTLTIHFNKNSKMFD, via the coding sequence ATGACCCTAGCCACTTATTTTCGTTCACGCTTTCTCTTTTTGATTGCCATTGTTTTTATCATTGCTTTTACAACAGTTTACAGCATTATCAGCGGCATGACACCAACCTTCCTTTATTTGATGTTTGTTTTAGATTTCGGCTTGATTTCTGTTGTCGTTGTTGATTTCGCTCGCTGTATTATTGAAGCACGCAAACTTCAGAAAATTGCTGATAGCATCACCGAAACAACCAGTCTTACTTTACCGGAAACCAGCGATGCTTACAGTAAGGTCTACCAGCAAATTATTCAAAATACGTTTGCTCAGACTGCTAAGCAAACAGAGAAATTACACCAGAAGATTGATCACGATGCTGACTACTACACCACGTGGATTCATCAAATAAAAACCCCGATAACTGCAACCAGATTAATTTTGGACACCAATCGTAATATCGAAAATGAACGCATATTTCTGCAACTTGAGCAAGAAGTCGACAAGATTGAACAGTATGCCACCATGGCACTTTACTACTCGCGACTTAATGACTTCCACCAAGATTATGCGATTGCCGCGGTTGATTTGGGAGAAATGACGAAAATGGTCACCAAGAAACTGGCGAACATTTTCATTTACAAAAACATTCGCATTGAAAACAATGCCGCCGATCTGCAAGTATATTCTGATAAAAAATGGCTGGAGTTCATCATTGAACAGATTACCACCAATGCCTTAAAGTATACTTCTAAAGGCGGCACCATAACGTTTGCTACTGCTGAAAACGACCATGAAATTACGTTTTCCATCAGTGATACCGGCATTGGTATTTCAAGCGTTGATTTACCTCGGGTGTTTCAACGCAGTTTTACCGGCAGCGCCGGACGTAAAGTCCAAAACACTTCAGGTATTGGACTTTATATGTGTGCTACTTTGGCACAAAAACTTGGTCATCAGCTGACAATTGAATCTGCTGTTGGTGTTGGTACAACACTAACGATTCATTTTAATAAGAACAGTAAAATGTTTGATTAA
- a CDS encoding response regulator transcription factor codes for MFKILIIEDEPTIAEILAENIDRWGFEAHVIKDFHNILGEFAEVNPQLVLLDIQLPSFDGFYWCQKIREVSNVPIIFISSRTTNMDIVMAMNMGGDDYITKPFELDVVIAKIQAILRRTYSYQETNTDVITYNDILLNIKDSTVHHNELQCELTKNEFKILYILIKKHGEIISRDHLMRELWNTDSFIDDNTLTVNINRLRKKLSQIHLDDLIETKKSLGYIIK; via the coding sequence ATGTTCAAAATATTAATTATTGAAGATGAACCAACTATTGCAGAAATTCTGGCTGAGAATATTGATCGCTGGGGATTTGAAGCTCATGTAATTAAGGACTTTCATAATATTCTTGGTGAGTTTGCCGAGGTTAATCCACAACTCGTATTGCTTGATATTCAATTACCGAGTTTTGACGGCTTTTATTGGTGCCAGAAAATCCGCGAAGTTTCTAATGTCCCGATTATCTTTATCTCGTCTCGGACGACCAATATGGATATTGTCATGGCAATGAATATGGGTGGTGATGATTACATCACTAAACCATTCGAGCTTGATGTTGTTATTGCAAAAATTCAAGCTATTTTGCGACGAACTTATTCATATCAGGAAACCAATACTGATGTTATTACTTACAACGATATTTTACTCAACATTAAGGACAGCACGGTTCACCACAATGAACTGCAATGTGAATTGACCAAAAATGAGTTTAAGATTTTATATATTCTTATTAAAAAACACGGTGAGATTATCAGCCGTGACCATTTAATGCGTGAACTTTGGAATACCGATAGTTTTATCGATGACAATACCTTAACGGTTAATATTAATCGTTTGCGAAAAAAACTGAGTCAAATTCATCTTGATGATTTGATCGAAACGAAGAAAAGCTTAGGATATATTATAAAATGA
- a CDS encoding ABC transporter ATP-binding protein: protein MAEMRLEHIYKSYDGKVNMVKDFNLNIEHGEFIVFVGPSGCGKSTTLRMIAGLEEITAGEFYIDDKLMNNVEPKDRDIAMVFQSYALYPHMSVYDNMAFALKLRKIPKAEIDQRVRETAEMLGLSDLLKRKPKALSGGQRQRVALGRAAVREPKVFLMDEPLSNLDAKLRGHMRTELIKLHKRVGATTIYVTHDQTEAMTMADRIVVMKDGIVQQIDTPKHLYDNPNNLFVAGFIGAPAMNFIRGTINGDFFEFGGHQFTIPEGKLKDLNAGNYQGKEVIMGIRPENLSNAPLMQQTYPKASIEVTVEVAELLGHEYNLHFTVGGQEMVAVIETRTLIHADDVIEITFDMNKVHFFDTETEERIVHPSLKSEVSAITAE, encoded by the coding sequence ATGGCTGAAATGCGTTTAGAACATATTTACAAATCTTATGATGGCAAAGTGAATATGGTAAAAGATTTTAATTTAAATATTGAACATGGTGAATTTATCGTTTTTGTTGGTCCGTCTGGGTGCGGGAAATCAACAACGTTGCGGATGATTGCTGGTTTGGAAGAAATTACTGCCGGAGAATTCTACATTGACGATAAACTGATGAATAATGTTGAACCAAAAGATCGTGACATCGCGATGGTGTTCCAATCATACGCACTTTATCCACATATGAGTGTTTATGACAATATGGCTTTTGCTTTAAAATTACGCAAGATTCCTAAAGCAGAAATTGATCAGCGTGTACGTGAAACTGCAGAAATGCTTGGACTTTCTGATTTGTTGAAGAGAAAGCCGAAGGCTTTGTCGGGCGGGCAACGTCAACGGGTTGCTTTGGGACGCGCCGCAGTGCGCGAGCCGAAAGTGTTCTTGATGGATGAGCCTTTATCAAACTTGGATGCTAAGTTACGCGGACACATGCGTACTGAGTTAATTAAATTGCACAAACGTGTTGGGGCAACAACTATCTATGTAACTCATGACCAAACTGAGGCAATGACAATGGCCGATCGTATCGTGGTTATGAAAGATGGTATTGTCCAACAAATCGATACGCCGAAACATCTATATGACAATCCAAACAACTTATTTGTCGCTGGATTTATCGGTGCACCAGCGATGAACTTTATTCGCGGAACAATTAATGGTGATTTCTTTGAATTTGGCGGGCATCAATTTACCATTCCTGAAGGCAAGTTGAAAGATTTGAATGCCGGCAATTATCAAGGCAAAGAAGTAATTATGGGGATTCGCCCGGAAAACTTAAGCAATGCGCCGTTGATGCAACAAACATATCCTAAAGCTTCAATTGAAGTAACTGTTGAAGTTGCCGAATTATTAGGCCATGAATATAATCTGCACTTTACCGTTGGTGGTCAGGAAATGGTTGCGGTTATTGAAACCCGTACATTAATTCATGCCGATGATGTTATTGAGATTACTTTTGATATGAATAAAGTACATTTCTTTGATACCGAAACTGAGGAACGGATTGTGCATCCAAGTCTAAAATCAGAAGTATCAGCCATTACTGCTGAGTAA
- a CDS encoding DUF969 domain-containing protein, whose protein sequence is MNYWVLIGILIIVIGFALKLDSLAVVLFAGIVTALIGAFNINDVLGSLTNGFDTALTTLGSAFVNNRLMSLFFLTLPVIGIGERYGLRERAMTMIKGMKVATSGRILTFYQAIREVAGFFSLRLGGHPQFVRPLVEPMAQAAAEVEGTVDSNLEDEIKGAAAASENYGNFFAQNTFLASSGVLLIVGTLADLGYGEVTASQVALWSLPVAIIALLLAGVQFYLLDRKIKANGKGQE, encoded by the coding sequence ATGAATTATTGGGTACTAATCGGAATTTTGATTATTGTCATTGGTTTTGCTTTGAAATTAGATTCATTGGCGGTGGTTTTATTCGCCGGAATCGTGACAGCATTAATCGGTGCTTTCAACATTAACGATGTTTTAGGATCGTTGACGAATGGTTTTGATACCGCGCTGACGACTTTGGGTTCGGCATTTGTAAACAACCGTTTGATGAGTTTGTTTTTCCTGACGCTGCCGGTGATAGGTATCGGCGAGCGCTATGGTTTGCGTGAGCGGGCGATGACGATGATTAAAGGCATGAAGGTTGCAACCAGCGGCCGGATTTTAACTTTCTATCAGGCAATTCGTGAAGTTGCCGGGTTTTTCTCACTGCGTTTAGGCGGGCACCCGCAATTTGTACGGCCATTGGTCGAGCCGATGGCGCAAGCTGCAGCAGAAGTTGAAGGAACTGTTGATAGCAATCTTGAAGATGAGATTAAGGGTGCAGCAGCAGCTTCGGAAAATTACGGAAACTTTTTTGCGCAGAATACATTCCTTGCTTCAAGCGGAGTATTGCTGATTGTCGGAACCTTAGCTGATTTAGGCTATGGTGAGGTAACTGCCTCTCAGGTAGCGCTTTGGAGTCTACCGGTTGCAATTATTGCTTTGCTTTTAGCGGGCGTTCAGT